One window of Alteriqipengyuania lutimaris genomic DNA carries:
- a CDS encoding aspartate kinase — protein MARIVMKFGGTSMAGTERIRRVAQIVRKQAAARDGGRNEVAVVVSAMAGETDRLVNFAREAHALYDPAEYDVVVASGEQVTSGLLALTLQSLGTKARSWLGWQLPIRTVEAHAKARVDAIDGDALLASMAEGTIAVIPGFQGLSAEGRVTTMGRGGSDTSAVAVAAAVKADRCDIYTDVDGVYTTDPRIVAKARKLKAVTYEEMLELASVGAKVLQTRSVSLAMKEGVRIQVLSSFVDDNATPADDLPGTLIVSEDEMERMVEEGLMERKLVTGIAHDKNEAKIILTRVPDKPGAVAEIFGPLAEASINVDMIIQNVGRDKGETDVTFTIPQTDLARAQALLEDKRESIGYNRIITDSHIAKISVVGVGMKSHAGVASDMFRALADRGINIQAITTSEIKVSVMIDEDETELAVRVLHTAYGLDAEDAA, from the coding sequence TTGGCGCGGATCGTGATGAAATTCGGCGGCACGTCGATGGCCGGGACCGAGCGTATTCGCCGGGTTGCGCAGATCGTGCGCAAGCAGGCGGCTGCCAGGGATGGCGGGCGCAACGAGGTCGCGGTCGTCGTGTCGGCCATGGCGGGCGAGACCGACCGGCTGGTCAATTTCGCGCGCGAGGCGCACGCCCTGTACGACCCGGCGGAATACGACGTCGTCGTTGCCAGTGGGGAGCAGGTGACCAGCGGGCTGCTCGCGCTCACGCTGCAATCGCTCGGCACAAAGGCGCGCAGCTGGCTCGGCTGGCAGCTGCCGATCCGTACGGTGGAAGCGCATGCCAAGGCACGCGTCGATGCGATCGACGGCGATGCGCTGCTCGCGAGCATGGCCGAGGGCACCATTGCCGTCATTCCGGGCTTCCAGGGGCTGAGCGCGGAAGGGCGCGTCACCACGATGGGGCGCGGCGGCTCGGACACGAGCGCGGTTGCGGTGGCGGCGGCGGTCAAGGCCGACCGCTGCGACATCTACACCGACGTAGACGGGGTCTATACCACCGACCCCCGCATCGTCGCCAAGGCACGCAAGCTGAAGGCGGTGACCTACGAGGAAATGCTCGAACTCGCCTCCGTCGGCGCGAAGGTGCTGCAGACCCGCTCTGTCAGCCTCGCGATGAAGGAAGGCGTCAGGATACAGGTTCTCTCCAGCTTCGTGGACGACAACGCGACCCCCGCAGACGACCTGCCGGGCACGCTGATCGTCTCCGAGGACGAAATGGAGCGGATGGTCGAAGAGGGACTTATGGAACGCAAGCTCGTCACCGGCATCGCGCACGACAAGAACGAAGCCAAGATCATCCTCACCCGCGTGCCCGACAAGCCGGGCGCGGTGGCGGAGATCTTCGGCCCGCTGGCCGAGGCTAGCATCAATGTCGACATGATCATCCAGAACGTGGGCCGCGACAAGGGCGAGACCGACGTGACCTTCACGATCCCGCAGACCGACCTCGCGCGCGCGCAGGCCCTGCTGGAGGACAAGCGCGAATCGATCGGCTACAACCGGATCATCACCGACAGCCACATCGCGAAGATCAGCGTCGTCGGCGTCGGCATGAAGAGCCACGCGGGCGTCGCGAGCGACATGTTCCGCGCGCTGGCGGACAGGGGCATCAACATCCAGGCGATCACCACCAGCGAGATCAAGGTCTCGGTGATGATCGACGAGGACGAGACCGAACTGGCCGTGCGCGTGCTCCACACCGCCTACGGCCTCGATGCGGAAGACGCGGCCTGA
- the ubiG gene encoding bifunctional 2-polyprenyl-6-hydroxyphenol methylase/3-demethylubiquinol 3-O-methyltransferase UbiG encodes MSDATAQKATTIRPEEASHFGALAADWWDPKGSSAMLHRLNPVRLGFVRDAIDRHWGGDIEDARPLAGKSAVDVGCGAGLLCEPLTRLGAQVTGVDAAPENVAAASAHAQAAGLDIRYVAGEVGALDLGSFDLVTAMEVIEHVADKPAFVAALAGRLADGGLLIVSTPNRTLASRALLVGAAEAVGAVPKGTHHWDDFVTPEELTDLLGAAGLTVTQTRGIAWRPGKGLHLSDDTGLNYILAARRG; translated from the coding sequence ATGAGCGATGCAACAGCCCAGAAGGCGACAACGATCCGCCCCGAAGAAGCGAGCCATTTCGGCGCGCTGGCCGCCGACTGGTGGGACCCGAAGGGATCGTCCGCCATGCTCCATCGCCTGAACCCGGTGCGGCTGGGCTTCGTGAGGGACGCGATCGACCGGCACTGGGGCGGCGATATCGAGGACGCGCGGCCGCTGGCGGGCAAGTCCGCCGTGGATGTCGGCTGCGGCGCAGGGCTGCTGTGCGAGCCACTGACGCGGCTCGGTGCGCAGGTGACGGGCGTCGACGCCGCGCCCGAGAATGTCGCGGCGGCGAGCGCGCATGCGCAGGCGGCGGGCCTCGATATCCGCTATGTCGCGGGCGAGGTGGGCGCGCTGGACCTCGGCAGTTTCGACCTCGTCACCGCGATGGAAGTGATCGAGCATGTGGCGGACAAGCCCGCTTTCGTGGCCGCGCTGGCAGGCAGGCTTGCCGATGGCGGGCTCCTGATCGTGTCGACGCCCAATCGCACGCTCGCGAGCCGCGCGCTGCTGGTCGGGGCAGCGGAGGCCGTGGGCGCGGTGCCGAAAGGCACGCACCACTGGGACGACTTCGTGACGCCCGAAGAGCTGACCGACCTGCTCGGCGCGGCGGGCCTGACCGTCACCCAGACCCGCGGCATCGCCTGGCGGCCGGGCAAGGGCCTGCACCTGTCGGACGATACCGGCCTCAACTACATTCTGGCGGCGCGGCGGGGGTAG
- a CDS encoding glycerophosphodiester phosphodiesterase → MAQPMPDPVPDLAPVNADGDLLVIAHRGASGERPEHTLASYERAIDAGADYIEPDLVVTKDLVLVARHENEIGETTDVADRPEFADRRKTKNIEGQLVNGWFAEDFTLAELRSLRAKERMPALRPANTRFDGLYQVPTFAEIIALKRAKEAETGRKIGLYPELKHPTWLLQETGIDTVDLLVTQLREEGLDAADADVFVQVFEVGPLQRLDKMIDTPLILLIRPEGGPFDEPAMTWAGIMTPTGLAEVATYADGIGPWTGHVLNDDGTPTDLVRDAHAAGLEVHPWTVRKENVFLPPSLRSDASENGVGNMMGLVKLLEAAGVDGYFTDDPALVRGE, encoded by the coding sequence ATGGCTCAGCCCATGCCCGACCCCGTGCCCGATCTTGCCCCCGTCAACGCCGATGGCGACCTGCTGGTGATCGCGCATCGCGGCGCGAGCGGGGAGCGGCCCGAGCATACGCTCGCCAGTTACGAGCGCGCGATCGACGCGGGCGCGGACTATATCGAGCCCGATCTGGTCGTGACAAAGGATCTGGTGCTGGTCGCCCGGCACGAGAACGAGATCGGCGAGACGACCGATGTGGCCGATCGCCCCGAATTTGCGGACCGGCGCAAGACCAAGAATATCGAGGGCCAGCTGGTCAACGGCTGGTTCGCGGAGGACTTCACGCTGGCCGAACTGCGATCCTTGCGCGCAAAGGAGCGGATGCCCGCGCTGCGCCCGGCCAACACGCGCTTCGACGGGCTGTATCAGGTGCCCACCTTTGCCGAGATCATCGCGCTCAAGCGCGCCAAGGAGGCCGAGACGGGTCGCAAAATCGGCCTCTATCCCGAGCTCAAGCACCCGACCTGGCTGTTGCAGGAGACGGGCATCGACACGGTCGACCTGCTGGTGACGCAGCTGCGCGAGGAAGGCCTCGACGCAGCGGACGCGGATGTCTTCGTGCAGGTGTTCGAGGTCGGCCCGCTGCAGCGGCTCGACAAGATGATCGACACGCCGCTGATCCTGCTGATCCGGCCCGAAGGCGGCCCGTTCGACGAGCCTGCGATGACCTGGGCGGGCATCATGACGCCCACCGGCCTCGCCGAGGTGGCGACCTATGCCGATGGAATAGGGCCGTGGACGGGCCATGTGCTGAACGACGATGGCACGCCCACCGATCTGGTGCGCGATGCCCACGCCGCCGGCCTCGAGGTCCATCCGTGGACCGTGCGCAAGGAAAACGTCTTCCTGCCGCCGTCATTGCGCTCCGACGCGAGCGAGAACGGCGTGGGCAACATGATGGGGCTGGTGAAGCTGCTCGAGGCCGCCGGGGTCGACGGCTACTTCACCGACGATCCGGCACTGGTGCGGGGGGAGTAA
- a CDS encoding arsenate reductase — MRINGIPNCDTVKKARKWLEAQGLDHTFRNFKTDPPTADEVGRWADDAGWQVLLNRRGTTFRKLDEGDKADLTRESAIALMLQHPSLIKRPVLEPADSDRVIVGFAATEWENALC, encoded by the coding sequence ATGCGGATCAACGGCATTCCCAATTGCGACACGGTGAAGAAGGCGCGAAAATGGCTCGAGGCGCAGGGCCTCGACCACACCTTCCGCAACTTCAAGACCGATCCGCCCACCGCCGATGAGGTCGGCCGCTGGGCGGACGATGCGGGCTGGCAGGTGCTGCTCAACCGGCGCGGGACGACGTTCCGCAAGCTGGACGAGGGCGACAAGGCCGATCTGACGCGCGAGAGCGCGATTGCCCTGATGCTGCAACATCCAAGCCTCATCAAGCGGCCCGTGCTGGAGCCGGCGGACAGCGATCGCGTGATCGTCGGCTTCGCCGCTACCGAATGGGAGAATGCACTGTGTTAG
- a CDS encoding antibiotic biosynthesis monooxygenase family protein: MRDEPSRSALMYLVVFRSRKRADYDAVAYSGHAQAMERLAKEQPGFLAVKTYAAPDGETVTISEWATREAAKAWRCHPDHARVQGEGRQSHYAEYTMFTCLDPQVTGFP; encoded by the coding sequence GTGCGCGACGAGCCGAGCCGGAGCGCGCTGATGTACCTCGTCGTCTTCCGCAGCCGAAAGCGCGCCGATTACGATGCGGTCGCCTATTCCGGACATGCGCAGGCGATGGAGCGGCTCGCGAAGGAGCAGCCGGGTTTCCTCGCGGTGAAGACCTACGCCGCGCCCGATGGGGAAACGGTCACCATTTCCGAATGGGCGACGCGCGAGGCGGCAAAGGCGTGGCGTTGCCATCCCGACCATGCGCGGGTTCAGGGAGAGGGGCGGCAAAGCCACTATGCCGAGTACACGATGTTCACCTGCCTCGATCCGCAGGTGACCGGGTTTCCGTGA
- the ruvC gene encoding crossover junction endodeoxyribonuclease RuvC: MTIILGLDPSLSCTGWGVIRAEGSRLSHVANGQIATNAKAPIVERLAQIQRELAAVIEEHAPQRAACEEIFLNKNPQSTLKLAQARGAVLAACGAAELDVREHAARSVKKAVVGTGAAEKRQVQAMLKVLLPGARIAGADAADALAVAIADAHSRG; the protein is encoded by the coding sequence ATGACGATCATCCTCGGCCTCGATCCCTCGCTCTCCTGCACCGGCTGGGGCGTGATCCGCGCCGAGGGGTCGCGGCTGAGCCATGTCGCCAATGGCCAGATCGCCACCAACGCCAAGGCGCCGATCGTCGAACGCCTGGCGCAGATCCAGCGCGAACTGGCGGCAGTGATCGAAGAGCACGCGCCGCAGCGCGCCGCGTGCGAGGAAATCTTCCTCAACAAGAACCCGCAATCGACGCTGAAGCTGGCGCAGGCACGCGGCGCGGTGCTCGCCGCGTGCGGCGCAGCGGAGCTGGACGTGCGCGAGCACGCGGCGCGAAGCGTCAAGAAAGCGGTCGTCGGCACCGGCGCGGCGGAGAAGCGCCAGGTCCAGGCCATGCTCAAGGTGCTGCTTCCCGGCGCGCGGATCGCGGGCGCCGACGCGGCTGACGCGCTCGCGGTGGCCATCGCCGACGCACATTCGCGCGGCTGA
- a CDS encoding YebC/PmpR family DNA-binding transcriptional regulator has protein sequence MAGHSKFKNIMHRKGAQDKKRSNLFSKLSREITVAAKMGMPDPDMNPRLRLAVNAAKAQSMPKDNIQRAIDKASATDGDNYEEVRYEGYGPGGSAIIVEALTDNRNRTATNIRTAFSKNGGNLGTEGSVAHGFERLGLIIYPADAGGEEKVLEAALEAGAEDIASSDDGHEIWTAPDDLHAVAESLEKSLGEAETVKLAWKPNLTVDMDEKNAGTLLKLIDALDDDDDVQTVWGNYDISDEVMEKMD, from the coding sequence ATGGCAGGCCATTCCAAATTCAAGAACATCATGCACCGCAAGGGTGCGCAGGATAAAAAGCGCTCCAACCTGTTTTCCAAGCTCAGCCGCGAGATTACCGTGGCGGCGAAGATGGGCATGCCCGATCCGGACATGAACCCGCGCCTGCGCCTCGCGGTGAACGCCGCGAAGGCGCAGTCGATGCCCAAGGACAATATCCAGCGCGCGATCGACAAGGCCTCCGCCACCGACGGCGATAACTACGAGGAAGTGCGCTACGAAGGCTACGGCCCCGGCGGCAGCGCGATCATCGTCGAGGCGCTGACCGACAACCGGAATCGCACCGCGACCAATATCCGCACCGCGTTCTCCAAGAACGGCGGCAATCTCGGCACCGAAGGCTCGGTCGCGCACGGCTTCGAACGGCTGGGCCTGATCATCTACCCCGCCGATGCGGGCGGCGAGGAAAAGGTCCTCGAAGCCGCACTCGAAGCGGGCGCCGAAGACATTGCCAGCAGCGACGACGGGCACGAGATCTGGACCGCGCCCGACGACCTGCACGCAGTGGCGGAGAGCCTCGAGAAGTCGCTCGGCGAAGCGGAGACCGTGAAGCTGGCCTGGAAGCCCAACCTGACCGTCGACATGGACGAGAAGAACGCGGGAACGCTCCTGAAGCTGATCGACGCGCTCGACGACGACGACGACGTGCAGACCGTCTGGGGCAATTACGACATCTCGGACGAGGTGATGGAGAAGATGGACTAG
- a CDS encoding alpha/beta hydrolase family esterase produces MRLFSLALVASLFVPASAGAACLLPAPGQSAVVPVGSQDGPQAPVQQVLVHTPAGYDASHGPVPLVFLLHGSGGTGAAMLRDSKLAETADAHGFILVAPDAGIPLERGFAWNIPGVPTVAGEVPGPEERDDVEYIARIADALADGGCADTARVYATGLSGGGRMTSWLGCVESARYAAIAPVVGLRAGRARAEDEAEVDPATCTPEKPMPVLAFNGLKDNTNPLAGGQGMRWGYSMHAAEQRWAQINACRAAPTTKWVDHDTYEERYGDCADGTVVASRIDVDGAHSWVVDNEAMWAFFERYRREAL; encoded by the coding sequence ATGCGTCTGTTCTCCCTCGCCCTCGTCGCCTCGCTGTTCGTCCCCGCAAGCGCCGGTGCCGCCTGCCTGCTTCCTGCCCCCGGGCAGAGCGCGGTCGTGCCGGTCGGCTCGCAAGACGGCCCGCAGGCGCCCGTTCAACAGGTCCTGGTTCACACGCCTGCTGGCTACGATGCATCCCATGGCCCGGTGCCGCTGGTGTTCCTGCTCCACGGCAGCGGAGGCACGGGTGCGGCGATGCTGCGCGACAGCAAGCTCGCCGAAACCGCCGACGCGCACGGCTTCATCCTCGTCGCGCCCGATGCGGGTATCCCGCTGGAGCGCGGCTTTGCCTGGAACATCCCCGGCGTGCCCACCGTGGCGGGCGAAGTGCCCGGACCCGAAGAGCGCGACGATGTCGAATATATCGCCCGCATCGCCGATGCGCTGGCGGACGGTGGCTGCGCCGATACCGCACGCGTCTACGCCACCGGCCTGTCGGGCGGGGGGCGGATGACCTCGTGGCTCGGCTGCGTCGAGAGCGCCCGCTATGCCGCGATCGCGCCGGTCGTCGGCCTGCGCGCGGGCCGGGCGCGGGCCGAGGACGAGGCCGAGGTCGATCCCGCCACCTGCACGCCCGAAAAGCCCATGCCGGTGCTCGCCTTCAACGGGCTGAAGGACAACACCAACCCGCTCGCCGGGGGGCAGGGAATGCGCTGGGGCTATTCCATGCACGCGGCCGAACAGCGCTGGGCGCAGATCAACGCCTGCCGCGCGGCGCCCACCACCAAGTGGGTCGACCACGACACCTATGAGGAGCGCTACGGCGACTGCGCGGACGGCACGGTCGTCGCTTCGCGCATCGACGTCGACGGCGCTCACAGCTGGGTGGTCGACAACGAGGCGATGTGGGCCTTCTTCGAACGCTACCGGCGCGAGGCTCTCTAG
- a CDS encoding CPBP family glutamic-type intramembrane protease translates to MPDGRSGSTPGALTDSNLPLGARGARKVVHDVGRFVLRPSLPAAKIGPGRACAFVFAILLTLDFTLAGGAIALETFATEAGYEPPAYVDSEWSLGWELAALVLFAPLIEEAIFRGWLAGTRAWLRFGLHMAIVVVLLTLAAVSVDVLPGAILAFITLFALGLAIFAALRVRDRRHEEPQVPGWFRSNFRWFVWGSTLAFGAVHLSNFEGVSSPLDALLILSQTAGALLLAYTRVHLGLRAAIAQHAVFNAVFAALSLAVDGSL, encoded by the coding sequence GTGCCTGATGGAAGATCGGGATCGACTCCCGGGGCGCTGACCGACTCAAACCTGCCGCTCGGAGCACGGGGTGCGCGGAAGGTCGTGCACGACGTGGGGCGCTTCGTCCTGCGCCCCAGCCTGCCGGCGGCGAAGATCGGCCCGGGCCGCGCCTGCGCTTTCGTCTTCGCGATTCTCCTGACGCTCGACTTCACTCTGGCGGGCGGGGCCATCGCGCTGGAGACCTTTGCGACCGAGGCCGGATACGAGCCGCCGGCCTATGTCGACAGCGAGTGGTCGCTGGGGTGGGAACTGGCCGCGCTCGTCCTGTTCGCGCCGCTGATCGAGGAGGCGATCTTTCGCGGATGGCTGGCGGGCACGCGTGCGTGGCTGCGCTTCGGACTGCACATGGCTATTGTGGTCGTCCTGCTCACCTTGGCCGCCGTTTCGGTCGACGTACTGCCGGGGGCCATTCTGGCCTTCATCACCTTATTCGCGCTGGGGTTGGCCATCTTTGCGGCGCTGCGGGTCCGCGACCGGCGCCATGAAGAGCCTCAGGTGCCCGGCTGGTTTCGAAGCAATTTCCGCTGGTTCGTCTGGGGCAGCACGCTCGCCTTCGGTGCCGTCCATCTGAGCAATTTCGAGGGGGTTTCGAGCCCGCTCGATGCGCTTTTGATCCTTTCGCAAACGGCGGGCGCTCTGCTCCTCGCCTACACCAGGGTGCATCTCGGGCTGCGCGCGGCGATCGCGCAGCACGCCGTGTTCAACGCCGTATTCGCGGCGCTCTCGCTCGCGGTCGATGGCAGTCTGTAA
- a CDS encoding YbjQ family protein: protein MASPWKTAESGIIVTTTPTVEGRPVQDYLGIVTGEAIIGANMFRDIFAGIRDIVGGRAGSYEKVLKEARHDAIEEMQAEAQKLGANAVVGVDLDYEVIGDTGSMLMVSASGTAVRI, encoded by the coding sequence ATGGCTAGCCCGTGGAAGACCGCCGAGAGCGGCATCATCGTCACCACCACCCCCACGGTCGAGGGGCGCCCGGTGCAGGATTACCTCGGCATCGTGACCGGCGAGGCGATCATCGGCGCGAACATGTTCCGCGATATCTTCGCCGGCATCCGCGACATCGTGGGCGGGCGCGCGGGCTCCTACGAAAAGGTGCTCAAGGAAGCGCGCCACGACGCGATCGAGGAGATGCAGGCCGAAGCGCAGAAGCTGGGCGCGAACGCGGTGGTCGGCGTCGATCTCGATTACGAGGTGATCGGCGATACCGGATCGATGCTGATGGTGAGCGCCAGCGGCACGGCGGTCAGGATCTGA
- a CDS encoding SDR family oxidoreductase has translation MTDPTETDTAFVRETSEEPRMPGHETDLDDKPQWQPRYPGSGRLKGKTALVTGADSGIGRAVAVLFAREGANVAIAYLEEHDDAHITREACEAEDAQVLLSAGDLGDPDHCEGLVKAVVDRFGGLDVLVNNAGEQHPDKDVTNITAQQLQRTFQTNIFSQFYLVQAARPHLKKGAAIVNCTSVTMYKGAPELLDYSATKGAITAFTRSLSGNLIEDGIRVNAVAPGPIWTPLNPMGGASEEKLEHFGEGTPMGRPGQPNEVAPAFLFLACEDSSYMSGQVLHPNGGIIVNG, from the coding sequence ATGACCGACCCGACCGAGACCGACACCGCCTTCGTGCGCGAGACATCCGAAGAACCGCGGATGCCGGGGCACGAGACCGACCTCGACGACAAGCCGCAGTGGCAGCCGCGCTATCCCGGATCGGGGCGGCTCAAGGGCAAGACCGCGCTGGTCACGGGCGCGGACAGCGGCATCGGCCGCGCGGTTGCGGTGCTGTTCGCGCGCGAGGGCGCCAACGTGGCGATCGCCTATCTGGAGGAGCACGACGACGCGCATATCACGCGCGAGGCGTGCGAGGCCGAAGACGCACAGGTGCTGCTCTCCGCCGGCGACCTTGGCGATCCGGACCATTGTGAGGGGCTGGTGAAGGCGGTGGTGGACCGGTTCGGTGGGCTGGACGTGCTGGTGAACAATGCGGGCGAACAGCATCCCGACAAGGATGTGACCAATATCACCGCGCAGCAGCTGCAGCGCACCTTCCAGACCAATATCTTCAGCCAGTTCTATCTGGTGCAGGCCGCGCGTCCGCACCTGAAGAAAGGCGCGGCGATCGTGAACTGCACCAGCGTGACGATGTACAAGGGCGCCCCCGAGCTGCTCGACTACAGCGCCACCAAGGGCGCGATCACCGCCTTCACCCGCTCGCTCAGCGGCAACCTGATCGAGGACGGTATCCGCGTGAACGCGGTCGCGCCGGGCCCGATCTGGACCCCGCTCAACCCCATGGGCGGCGCGAGTGAGGAGAAGTTGGAGCATTTCGGCGAAGGCACGCCGATGGGCCGCCCCGGCCAGCCCAACGAGGTCGCGCCCGCATTCCTCTTCCTCGCCTGCGAGGATTCGTCCTATATGTCGGGCCAGGTGCTGCACCCCAACGGAGGGATCATCGTCAATGGCTAG
- a CDS encoding DUF2312 domain-containing protein: MAETTDDRLRLLIERIERLEEEKKGIADDIRDVYAEAKAVGYDPKIMRQIVRLRKMKPDDRSEQEMILDTYKAALGMG, from the coding sequence ATGGCCGAGACCACCGACGACCGCCTGCGCCTGCTGATCGAGCGTATCGAACGCCTCGAGGAAGAGAAGAAGGGCATCGCCGACGACATCCGCGACGTCTATGCCGAGGCCAAGGCGGTCGGCTACGATCCCAAGATCATGCGCCAGATCGTGCGCCTGCGGAAGATGAAGCCCGACGACCGCAGCGAACAGGAAATGATCCTCGACACCTACAAGGCCGCGCTCGGCATGGGCTGA
- a CDS encoding DUF1244 domain-containing protein: protein MPQSPDPLDSLDDAVAAAAFRRLVRHLRHRHDAQNIDLMGLSGFCRNCLADWIRDAGYDGDKAEARELIHGMPQDEWKATRQTPATQEQIDRMEASVKKNRVD from the coding sequence ATGCCGCAATCACCCGATCCGCTCGACTCACTCGACGACGCAGTGGCCGCAGCGGCCTTCCGGCGGCTGGTGCGCCACCTGCGCCATCGCCACGATGCGCAGAACATCGACCTGATGGGCCTCTCGGGCTTCTGCCGCAATTGCCTCGCCGACTGGATCCGCGATGCGGGCTATGACGGCGACAAGGCAGAGGCGCGCGAACTGATCCATGGAATGCCGCAGGACGAGTGGAAAGCGACCCGCCAGACGCCTGCCACGCAGGAACAGATCGACCGGATGGAGGCGAGCGTGAAGAAGAATCGCGTGGATTAG
- the pyk gene encoding pyruvate kinase, producing MPKLDPRNRKVKILATIGPASRDPEMLRRLFRAGVDAFRVNMSHGDQAIHAETIKAIRDMEAEFDRPIAILADLQGPKLRVGTFKDGKAVIRHSGHFTLDTNPEPGDETRVQLPHPELFGILEKGQRLLINDGKIKLKVIKAEKDAILCSAEVGGVISDRKGVNVPDAEIPIPALTDKDRKDLAFACEQGADWIALSFVQRPEDVAEARKLMSPTDGMMPALCAKIEKPSAVRRLEEIVELSDGIMVARGDLGVELDPEDVPPLQKRIVDMTRQAGKPVIVATQMLESMIESPAPTRAEVSDVANAVYDGADAVMLSAETAAGDWPEETVAIMDRIVTKVERDDGYRARMRFLETKADPTTADALGHACSTIAETVSVAAIAVFTFSGSTARRVARERPKVPMLVLTPQKRVARRVALLWGAHAVVTRDIETFEEMIGKGKRMALRHGFGRAGSKLIVLAGVPFGTPGSTNLLHVVSLSGDELKGR from the coding sequence ATGCCCAAGCTCGATCCACGCAACCGCAAGGTCAAAATCCTCGCCACCATCGGCCCCGCCAGCCGCGATCCCGAGATGCTCCGCCGCCTGTTCAGGGCCGGCGTCGACGCATTCCGCGTCAACATGAGCCATGGCGACCAGGCGATCCACGCCGAAACGATCAAGGCGATTCGCGACATGGAGGCCGAATTCGACCGGCCGATCGCGATCCTCGCCGACCTGCAGGGGCCCAAGCTGCGCGTCGGCACCTTCAAGGACGGCAAGGCGGTGATCCGCCATTCGGGCCACTTCACGCTCGACACCAATCCCGAGCCGGGCGACGAAACCCGCGTCCAGCTGCCGCACCCCGAGCTGTTCGGCATCCTCGAGAAGGGCCAGCGCCTGCTGATCAACGACGGCAAGATCAAGCTGAAGGTGATCAAGGCGGAAAAGGACGCGATCCTGTGTTCGGCCGAGGTCGGGGGGGTCATCTCTGACCGCAAGGGTGTGAACGTGCCCGATGCCGAAATCCCGATCCCCGCGCTGACCGACAAGGATCGCAAGGACCTCGCCTTCGCCTGCGAACAGGGCGCGGACTGGATCGCACTCTCCTTCGTGCAGCGGCCCGAGGACGTGGCCGAGGCGCGCAAGCTGATGAGCCCGACCGACGGGATGATGCCCGCGCTGTGCGCCAAGATCGAAAAGCCGAGCGCGGTGCGCCGCCTCGAGGAAATCGTCGAGCTGTCGGACGGGATCATGGTCGCGCGCGGCGATCTGGGCGTCGAACTCGATCCCGAGGATGTCCCGCCGCTGCAGAAGCGCATCGTCGACATGACGCGCCAAGCGGGCAAGCCGGTGATCGTGGCGACGCAGATGCTCGAATCGATGATCGAGAGCCCCGCGCCCACGCGCGCCGAAGTCTCCGACGTCGCCAATGCGGTCTACGACGGCGCGGACGCGGTGATGCTCTCGGCCGAAACCGCGGCGGGCGACTGGCCCGAGGAAACGGTCGCGATCATGGACCGGATCGTGACCAAGGTGGAGCGCGACGACGGCTATCGTGCGCGGATGCGGTTCCTCGAGACCAAAGCCGACCCGACCACCGCCGATGCGCTGGGCCATGCCTGCTCGACTATCGCCGAAACCGTTTCGGTCGCGGCGATCGCGGTGTTCACCTTCAGCGGATCGACCGCACGGCGGGTCGCGCGCGAGCGGCCCAAGGTCCCGATGCTGGTGCTGACTCCGCAGAAGCGTGTCGCACGGCGCGTCGCGCTGCTGTGGGGCGCGCATGCGGTGGTGACGCGCGACATCGAGACGTTCGAGGAGATGATCGGCAAGGGCAAGCGGATGGCGCTGCGCCACGGCTTCGGCAGGGCGGGCAGCAAGCTGATCGTGCTCGCGGGCGTCCCCTTCGGCACGCCGGGCAGCACCAACCTGCTCCATGTCGTCTCGCTCAGCGGAGACGAGTTGAAGGGGCGCTAG